In the Flavobacterium sp. 90 genome, GCAATCATCGATTTATCTTCATTAAATGATAATTTGATGCTTGCATTCATATCAGGTTTCAGCATATAACCAGGGTTTTGCAATTTAATTCGTGCTTGCATTGCTTTAGTTTCCGGATCAATTACGTTGAAGATTTTATCAACTTTTCCTTTAAAAACTTTATCAGGATAACTTAAAGTAGTTACATCAGCATCAATTCCCAGTTTCACTTTGTTGATGTCCATTTCGTTAATATTTGCCATTGCCCAAACTTCACTAATTTCGGCAATATCAAAAATGTTTTCAGAACGATCGCTTCGCAAAAGCATATCCTGATTGATACTTTTTTGAATGATAAAACCACTTATTGGCGCTGTAACTTCGTAGATAGAACCCGCTTTAATGTTGTAAATCTTATAAGTTTCCTGAATTTTATTCAATTGCGATTGCGCTTTATTTACTTCTGATTTTGCCTGAAGAACATCACTTTCAGAATTTAATTTTCCGTCAAATAATTCCTGAGCAACTTTCAAACTGTTTTTGGCAACCAATAAATCACTTTTGGCATCAATAGCTTGTTTTTCAAAATCAGCAATATCAGTACTTCTAATTGTCGCAAGAACTTGCCCTTTATTGACATAATCTCCAAGTTCTACATTTACCTTTATAACGCTTCCTCCAACAAGTGGATAAACGTCAATGGCTTTATTATTATCGGCAGTAATTTTTCCATAAAAACTCAACTGGTTTTTTACAGGCTGATTTTGAGCTTCTGCCATTGTTGTCGTTTTTAGCATTGCATCGCTTAAAGCAAAAGAGGCATTTGTATCTGGATTTTCAACTTCTTTTTTGCAGCTTGCAATTGACAGACTTACGATTGCAATTGCTATGATTAGTTTATGTTTCATCTTTATTTGGTTTTAAAATAAGTCTTTGTTGATTGTACTGTTTAATTCTTCGCCTGAA is a window encoding:
- a CDS encoding efflux RND transporter periplasmic adaptor subunit, translated to MKHKLIIAIAIVSLSIASCKKEVENPDTNASFALSDAMLKTTTMAEAQNQPVKNQLSFYGKITADNNKAIDVYPLVGGSVIKVNVELGDYVNKGQVLATIRSTDIADFEKQAIDAKSDLLVAKNSLKVAQELFDGKLNSESDVLQAKSEVNKAQSQLNKIQETYKIYNIKAGSIYEVTAPISGFIIQKSINQDMLLRSDRSENIFDIAEISEVWAMANINEMDINKVKLGIDADVTTLSYPDKVFKGKVDKIFNVIDPETKAMQARIKLQNPGYMLKPDMNASIKLSFNEDKSMIAIPSKAIVFDKSKNFVMVFKDRHNIETRQVDVYRVVGDTTYISNGLKENEKVITNNQLFIYRALND